Proteins from one Oryza sativa Japonica Group chromosome 12, ASM3414082v1 genomic window:
- the LOC9271052 gene encoding uncharacterized protein isoform X2, with protein MALAGFFDLSILPDDSKSTTTNTSIIARALDLGYSAVALDHPHRGLLADSHAPIASSLLLPPSASLHHRRHPFLQYTRITLSLDSAAACASALAPSAARLLRTYDIVAARPLTQAAFDHLCHATFDHLDIVSIDFSHKLPFRLKLPMLKLALQRGLHLEIAYSPLIADAASRRQAVAEAKLLVEWTKGKNLIISSAAHTASEIRGPYDAINLSSYLLGLSTQRAKAALSVNCRSLISKALRKKHFYKKTIRIDRLLPNKQLNSANFKLADWIGWDPMPHEVDLLSLDVNPEPSSDKYELLSYKGEPQSLDINPEPSANKDELLYLPINALTEASSHVPYDGDESLFVEQQEQLSHGNEIIFPVETQEGPVQVSRGESLMTCVLSTLPASCEQHSVATNLDNPGNNETVMAHDVQTAAVSSFDLKGIEKHVESLHDAMELDGTESSKMNLIADFTAPLSSDDSLVCYAIPCSMELSDTSVVNKCPHQSTGFPDYAKACTECDSGLTSCERVDRISQDHDILSGSSIYSKNKDLYSYSDISVFSETHKDFAEPLELPPCGKDDEAPPDLAAQLHCNSCKDVMMPPQVISDEVEPVDRGATILVEHTPCGPETALTAFLYDKGSIDTTSKTDELAKQNSNSLEGDVAKIHEQLLNYSYASGEVEISLTRSEKRTKKLRSQHPIYVPFLGFLKSVSFKKKASKVWFFEDTAKHEFLVCYQCDMNNEKQELVLDFFLYCIDRDIVA; from the exons ATGGCACTTGCCGGCTTCTTCGACCTCAGCATCCTCCCCGACGACTCCAAATCTACCACCACCAACACTAGCATAATCGCCCGTGCCCTTGACCTCGGCTACTCCGCCGTCGCGCTCGATCACCCTCACCGTGGCCTCCTCGCTGACTCCCATGCACCCATTGCCTCCTCTCTCCTGCTGCCGCCCTCTGCctccctccaccaccgccgacaTCCCTTCCTACAGTACACGCGCATCACCCTCTCcctcgactccgccgccgcctgcgcctctGCCCTAgccccctccgccgcccgcctccttcGCACCTATGACATCGTCGCTGCGCGGCCGCTCACGCAAGCCGCCTTCGACCACCTCTGTCATGCCACATTTGACCACCTTGATATCGTCTCCATCGACTTCTCCCACAAGCTGCCCTTTCGCCTCAAGCTCCCCATGCTCAAGCTTGCGCTGCAGAGGGGCCTGCACTTGGAGATCGCCTATTCTCCCCTCATCGCCGATGCTGCTTCAAGGAGACAGGCCGTAGCCGAAGCCAAG CTCTTGGTGGAGTGGACTAAAGGAAAGAATCTCATCATCTCAAGTGCTGCTCACACTGCTTCTGAAATTAGAGGACCCTATGATGCCATAAATTTATCTTCTTATTTGCTTGGCCTTTCTACCCAACGAGCCAAAGCTGCTCTATCCGTCAACTGCAG GTCACtgatttccaaggctctgaggAAAAAGCACTTCTACAAGAAAACCATTAGAATCGACAGGCTGTTACCAAATAAGCAGTTGAATTCAGCAAACTTCAAGCTTGCTGACTGGATTGGTTGGGATCCTATGCCTCATGAAGTAGATCTGCTATCTTTGGACGTTAATCCAGAACCTTCTTCCGACAAATATGAATTGCTATCTTACAAAGGAGAACCGCAATCTCTTGATATAAATCCAGAACCTTCTGCCAATAAAGATGAACTACTGTATTTACCCATAAATGCTCTCACCGAAGCATCAAGTCATGTACCTTATGATGGTGATGAGTCCCTCTTTGTCGAGCAGCAAGAGCAGTTAAGCCATGGCAACGAAATCATATTCCCAGTTGAAACTCAAGAAGGGCCTGTGCAAGTTAGCAGAGGTGAAAGTCTTATGACTTGTGTATTGTCTACCTTGCCAGCATCTTGTGAGCAGCATAGTGTTGCTACCAATTTGGATAATCCTGGAAACAATGAAACTGTTATGGCTCATGATGTGCAGACTGCTGCTGTCTCTTCCTTTGATCTGAAAGGCATTGAGAAACATGTTGAATCTCTGCATGATGCTATGGAACTAGATGGTACAGAGTCAAGTAAAATGAACCTCATTGCAGATTTTACCGCTCCCTTATCTTCTGATGATAGCTTGGTGTGTTATGCTATTCCATGTAGTATGGAACTTTCTGACACGAGTGTCGTGAATAAGTGCCCTCACCAGTCTACTGGCTTCCCAGATTATGCTAAAGCTTGTACAGAATGTGACTCTGGGTTGACCTCCTGTGAGAGGGTTGATAGGATATCACAGGATCATGACATTCTTTCTGGTTCCAGTATTTACTCTAAGAATAAGGACCTCTACTCTTACAGTGACATCTCAGTTTTTTCTGAGACTCACAAAGATTTTGCAGAACCGCTAGAGTTGCCTCCATGTGGGAAAGATGATGAGGCGCCACCAGATCTTGCAGCTCAATTGCACTGTAATTCATGCAAGGATGTTATGATGCCACCGCAAGTTATAAGCGATGAAGTAGAGCCAGTTGACAGAGGAGCAACTATTTTAGTGGAACATACTCCCTGTGGTCCAGAGACTGCCTTGACTGCTTTTCTTTATGATAAAGGATCCATTGATACAACCAGTAAAACTGATGAGTTGGCAAAGCAAAACTCAAACTCTCTGGAGGGAGATGTTGCTAAAATACATGAACAACTACTAAACTATTCTTATGCTAGTGGTGAGGTGGAGATATCCCTAACTAGATCAG AAAAGCGAACCAAAAAATTAAGGTCGCAACATCCGATTTATGTTCCTTTCTTGGGCTTCCTCAAGTCTGTGTCCTTTAAGAAGAAAGCATCCAAG GTATGGTTTTTTGAGGATACCGCTAAACACGAATTCCTTGTCTGTTATCAGTGTGATATGAATAATGAAAAACAAGAGTTGGTACTTGACTTCTTTTTATATTGTATTGATAGAGATATTGTTGCTTGA
- the LOC9271052 gene encoding uncharacterized protein isoform X3, with protein sequence MALAGFFDLSILPDDSKSTTTNTSIIARALDLGYSAVALDHPHRGLLADSHAPIASSLLLPPSASLHHRRHPFLQYTRITLSLDSAAACASALAPSAARLLRTYDIVAARPLTQAAFDHLCHATFDHLDIVSIDFSHKLPFRLKLPMLKLALQRGLHLEIAYSPLIADAASRRQAVAEAKLLVEWTKGKNLIISSAAHTASEIRGPYDAINLSSYLLGLSTQRAKAALSVNCRSLISKALRKKHFYKKTIRIDRLLPNKQLNSANFKLADWIGWDPMPHEVDLLSLDVNPEPSSDKYELLSYKGEPQSLDINPEPSANKDELLYLPINALTEASSHVPYDGDESLFVEQQEQLSHGNEIIFPVETQEGPVQVSRGESLMTCVLSTLPASCEQHSVATNLDNPGNNETVMAHDVQTAAVSSFDLKGIEKHVESLHDAMELDGTESSKMNLIADFTAPLSSDDSLVCYAIPCSMELSDTSVVNKCPHQSTGFPDYAKACTECDSGLTSCERVDRISQDHDILSGSSIYSKNKDLYSYSDISVFSETHKDFAEPLELPPCGKDDEAPPDLAAQLHCNSCKDVMMPPQVISDEVEPVDRGATILVEHTPCGPETALTAFLYDKGSIDTTSKTDELAKQNSNSLEGDVAKIHEQLLNYSYASGEVEISLTRSEKRTKKLRSQHPIYVPFLGFLKSVSFKKKASKFSRQCRPGVACLE encoded by the exons ATGGCACTTGCCGGCTTCTTCGACCTCAGCATCCTCCCCGACGACTCCAAATCTACCACCACCAACACTAGCATAATCGCCCGTGCCCTTGACCTCGGCTACTCCGCCGTCGCGCTCGATCACCCTCACCGTGGCCTCCTCGCTGACTCCCATGCACCCATTGCCTCCTCTCTCCTGCTGCCGCCCTCTGCctccctccaccaccgccgacaTCCCTTCCTACAGTACACGCGCATCACCCTCTCcctcgactccgccgccgcctgcgcctctGCCCTAgccccctccgccgcccgcctccttcGCACCTATGACATCGTCGCTGCGCGGCCGCTCACGCAAGCCGCCTTCGACCACCTCTGTCATGCCACATTTGACCACCTTGATATCGTCTCCATCGACTTCTCCCACAAGCTGCCCTTTCGCCTCAAGCTCCCCATGCTCAAGCTTGCGCTGCAGAGGGGCCTGCACTTGGAGATCGCCTATTCTCCCCTCATCGCCGATGCTGCTTCAAGGAGACAGGCCGTAGCCGAAGCCAAG CTCTTGGTGGAGTGGACTAAAGGAAAGAATCTCATCATCTCAAGTGCTGCTCACACTGCTTCTGAAATTAGAGGACCCTATGATGCCATAAATTTATCTTCTTATTTGCTTGGCCTTTCTACCCAACGAGCCAAAGCTGCTCTATCCGTCAACTGCAG GTCACtgatttccaaggctctgaggAAAAAGCACTTCTACAAGAAAACCATTAGAATCGACAGGCTGTTACCAAATAAGCAGTTGAATTCAGCAAACTTCAAGCTTGCTGACTGGATTGGTTGGGATCCTATGCCTCATGAAGTAGATCTGCTATCTTTGGACGTTAATCCAGAACCTTCTTCCGACAAATATGAATTGCTATCTTACAAAGGAGAACCGCAATCTCTTGATATAAATCCAGAACCTTCTGCCAATAAAGATGAACTACTGTATTTACCCATAAATGCTCTCACCGAAGCATCAAGTCATGTACCTTATGATGGTGATGAGTCCCTCTTTGTCGAGCAGCAAGAGCAGTTAAGCCATGGCAACGAAATCATATTCCCAGTTGAAACTCAAGAAGGGCCTGTGCAAGTTAGCAGAGGTGAAAGTCTTATGACTTGTGTATTGTCTACCTTGCCAGCATCTTGTGAGCAGCATAGTGTTGCTACCAATTTGGATAATCCTGGAAACAATGAAACTGTTATGGCTCATGATGTGCAGACTGCTGCTGTCTCTTCCTTTGATCTGAAAGGCATTGAGAAACATGTTGAATCTCTGCATGATGCTATGGAACTAGATGGTACAGAGTCAAGTAAAATGAACCTCATTGCAGATTTTACCGCTCCCTTATCTTCTGATGATAGCTTGGTGTGTTATGCTATTCCATGTAGTATGGAACTTTCTGACACGAGTGTCGTGAATAAGTGCCCTCACCAGTCTACTGGCTTCCCAGATTATGCTAAAGCTTGTACAGAATGTGACTCTGGGTTGACCTCCTGTGAGAGGGTTGATAGGATATCACAGGATCATGACATTCTTTCTGGTTCCAGTATTTACTCTAAGAATAAGGACCTCTACTCTTACAGTGACATCTCAGTTTTTTCTGAGACTCACAAAGATTTTGCAGAACCGCTAGAGTTGCCTCCATGTGGGAAAGATGATGAGGCGCCACCAGATCTTGCAGCTCAATTGCACTGTAATTCATGCAAGGATGTTATGATGCCACCGCAAGTTATAAGCGATGAAGTAGAGCCAGTTGACAGAGGAGCAACTATTTTAGTGGAACATACTCCCTGTGGTCCAGAGACTGCCTTGACTGCTTTTCTTTATGATAAAGGATCCATTGATACAACCAGTAAAACTGATGAGTTGGCAAAGCAAAACTCAAACTCTCTGGAGGGAGATGTTGCTAAAATACATGAACAACTACTAAACTATTCTTATGCTAGTGGTGAGGTGGAGATATCCCTAACTAGATCAG AAAAGCGAACCAAAAAATTAAGGTCGCAACATCCGATTTATGTTCCTTTCTTGGGCTTCCTCAAGTCTGTGTCCTTTAAGAAGAAAGCATCCAAG TTTTCAAGACAGTGTAGACCTGGTGTGGCTTGTTTAGAATAa
- the LOC9271052 gene encoding uncharacterized protein isoform X1, whose protein sequence is MALAGFFDLSILPDDSKSTTTNTSIIARALDLGYSAVALDHPHRGLLADSHAPIASSLLLPPSASLHHRRHPFLQYTRITLSLDSAAACASALAPSAARLLRTYDIVAARPLTQAAFDHLCHATFDHLDIVSIDFSHKLPFRLKLPMLKLALQRGLHLEIAYSPLIADAASRRQAVAEAKLLVEWTKGKNLIISSAAHTASEIRGPYDAINLSSYLLGLSTQRAKAALSVNCRSLISKALRKKHFYKKTIRIDRLLPNKQLNSANFKLADWIGWDPMPHEVDLLSLDVNPEPSSDKYELLSYKGEPQSLDINPEPSANKDELLYLPINALTEASSHVPYDGDESLFVEQQEQLSHGNEIIFPVETQEGPVQVSRGESLMTCVLSTLPASCEQHSVATNLDNPGNNETVMAHDVQTAAVSSFDLKGIEKHVESLHDAMELDGTESSKMNLIADFTAPLSSDDSLVCYAIPCSMELSDTSVVNKCPHQSTGFPDYAKACTECDSGLTSCERVDRISQDHDILSGSSIYSKNKDLYSYSDISVFSETHKDFAEPLELPPCGKDDEAPPDLAAQLHCNSCKDVMMPPQVISDEVEPVDRGATILVEHTPCGPETALTAFLYDKGSIDTTSKTDELAKQNSNSLEGDVAKIHEQLLNYSYASGEVEISLTRSEKRTKKLRSQHPIYVPFLGFLKSVSFKKKASKGWSSSSSSSSSLRRVLSTGGGLVEEERRERIDKYRSKRNQRNFDKKITYACRKTLADSRPRVKGRFARNSSDDAAAAAAAQVEVSPATNNNVPEWWPAVQEALARQEQEAAGLHLCDTADDDLLAAYLGVSSIDLYSPRGH, encoded by the exons ATGGCACTTGCCGGCTTCTTCGACCTCAGCATCCTCCCCGACGACTCCAAATCTACCACCACCAACACTAGCATAATCGCCCGTGCCCTTGACCTCGGCTACTCCGCCGTCGCGCTCGATCACCCTCACCGTGGCCTCCTCGCTGACTCCCATGCACCCATTGCCTCCTCTCTCCTGCTGCCGCCCTCTGCctccctccaccaccgccgacaTCCCTTCCTACAGTACACGCGCATCACCCTCTCcctcgactccgccgccgcctgcgcctctGCCCTAgccccctccgccgcccgcctccttcGCACCTATGACATCGTCGCTGCGCGGCCGCTCACGCAAGCCGCCTTCGACCACCTCTGTCATGCCACATTTGACCACCTTGATATCGTCTCCATCGACTTCTCCCACAAGCTGCCCTTTCGCCTCAAGCTCCCCATGCTCAAGCTTGCGCTGCAGAGGGGCCTGCACTTGGAGATCGCCTATTCTCCCCTCATCGCCGATGCTGCTTCAAGGAGACAGGCCGTAGCCGAAGCCAAG CTCTTGGTGGAGTGGACTAAAGGAAAGAATCTCATCATCTCAAGTGCTGCTCACACTGCTTCTGAAATTAGAGGACCCTATGATGCCATAAATTTATCTTCTTATTTGCTTGGCCTTTCTACCCAACGAGCCAAAGCTGCTCTATCCGTCAACTGCAG GTCACtgatttccaaggctctgaggAAAAAGCACTTCTACAAGAAAACCATTAGAATCGACAGGCTGTTACCAAATAAGCAGTTGAATTCAGCAAACTTCAAGCTTGCTGACTGGATTGGTTGGGATCCTATGCCTCATGAAGTAGATCTGCTATCTTTGGACGTTAATCCAGAACCTTCTTCCGACAAATATGAATTGCTATCTTACAAAGGAGAACCGCAATCTCTTGATATAAATCCAGAACCTTCTGCCAATAAAGATGAACTACTGTATTTACCCATAAATGCTCTCACCGAAGCATCAAGTCATGTACCTTATGATGGTGATGAGTCCCTCTTTGTCGAGCAGCAAGAGCAGTTAAGCCATGGCAACGAAATCATATTCCCAGTTGAAACTCAAGAAGGGCCTGTGCAAGTTAGCAGAGGTGAAAGTCTTATGACTTGTGTATTGTCTACCTTGCCAGCATCTTGTGAGCAGCATAGTGTTGCTACCAATTTGGATAATCCTGGAAACAATGAAACTGTTATGGCTCATGATGTGCAGACTGCTGCTGTCTCTTCCTTTGATCTGAAAGGCATTGAGAAACATGTTGAATCTCTGCATGATGCTATGGAACTAGATGGTACAGAGTCAAGTAAAATGAACCTCATTGCAGATTTTACCGCTCCCTTATCTTCTGATGATAGCTTGGTGTGTTATGCTATTCCATGTAGTATGGAACTTTCTGACACGAGTGTCGTGAATAAGTGCCCTCACCAGTCTACTGGCTTCCCAGATTATGCTAAAGCTTGTACAGAATGTGACTCTGGGTTGACCTCCTGTGAGAGGGTTGATAGGATATCACAGGATCATGACATTCTTTCTGGTTCCAGTATTTACTCTAAGAATAAGGACCTCTACTCTTACAGTGACATCTCAGTTTTTTCTGAGACTCACAAAGATTTTGCAGAACCGCTAGAGTTGCCTCCATGTGGGAAAGATGATGAGGCGCCACCAGATCTTGCAGCTCAATTGCACTGTAATTCATGCAAGGATGTTATGATGCCACCGCAAGTTATAAGCGATGAAGTAGAGCCAGTTGACAGAGGAGCAACTATTTTAGTGGAACATACTCCCTGTGGTCCAGAGACTGCCTTGACTGCTTTTCTTTATGATAAAGGATCCATTGATACAACCAGTAAAACTGATGAGTTGGCAAAGCAAAACTCAAACTCTCTGGAGGGAGATGTTGCTAAAATACATGAACAACTACTAAACTATTCTTATGCTAGTGGTGAGGTGGAGATATCCCTAACTAGATCAG AAAAGCGAACCAAAAAATTAAGGTCGCAACATCCGATTTATGTTCCTTTCTTGGGCTTCCTCAAGTCTGTGTCCTTTAAGAAGAAAGCATCCAAG GGCTGGAGCTCATCAtcatcttcgtcgtcgtcgctccgcCGGGTGTTGAGCACCGGAGGAGGcctggtggaggaggagcggcgggagcgcATTGACAAGTACCGGAGCAAGCGCAATCAACGCAATTTCGACAAGAAGATCACC TACGCTTGCCGGAAGACGCTCGCGGACAGCCGGCCGAGGGTGAAGGGCCGCTTCGCCCGTAACTCCTCCGacgacgctgctgctgctgctgcagctcaAGTCGAggtgtcgccggcgacgaataATAATGTGCCGGAGTGGTGGCCGGCAGTGCAGGAGGCGCTGGCCAGGCAGGAGCAGGAGGCGGCTGGCCTCCATCTCTGCGACACCGCCGACGATGACCTGCTAGCCGCCTACCTCGGCGTCTCCTCCATCGATCTCTACTCACCCCGCGGCCACTGA